A stretch of Treponema vincentii F0403 DNA encodes these proteins:
- a CDS encoding alpha-amylase family glycosyl hydrolase, translating to METLVKTLEQTIPPRDMQLGAVYDAAAQSCRFSLWAPNSRDVSVNLYQNAGDSEPAFTVPLRYDDVTGLWCGIFAERDPELFFYDYTLSNETGTHTVLDPYSLSMAACTDSGSIGRGAIINLQKETLKPEREYPYITLQKREDAIIYEVSVRDFTASPDSGVRNIPGTYKAFIEKIPYLRELGITHIQLMPVLNFYYTDETNQQYEDAGTVHNNNYNWGYDPHNYFTPEGWYASEPENPESRVRELRELINECHRAGLGVVLDVVYNHVARTDFFDAIVPGYYFRTNPDGSYTNGSCCGNDIASERLMVRKLIIDSAVHWVKNYKVDGLRFDLMGLLDTETVLEAYNCCRKLNPSVLFIGEGWKLYNGAEGTVGMDQRYMTQTDSVAVFNDEFRDLVKAGGMNEEGKGFLTGGNVDLKQLFCNCIGLPQCNYTADSPGDNVQYLVCHDGLTLHDCIAHNAGLDERIPSQRQELIARIKLGNALALTCQGIAFLHAGQERGRTKPNVHGAAEECTGAFVRNSYDASDSVNRIVWTLDEDYTELLAYTRGLIALRKRFDVFRIGNAGRIAQAAAFLPAEDAAVAASGDCSGNRCAAKSDDGALSETEMQYGQAFGYTLDWTDGTWFLLFNAAETEHCFTLVDTVKNPTVFVDGAAASPDGITQPSGIRFEQNRIILDPYTAAIVRSE from the coding sequence ATGGAAACACTTGTCAAAACTCTTGAACAGACAATTCCGCCTCGCGATATGCAGCTCGGCGCTGTGTATGATGCCGCCGCTCAAAGCTGCCGTTTTTCTTTATGGGCGCCGAATTCCCGCGATGTGTCGGTAAACCTCTATCAAAACGCCGGTGATTCAGAACCTGCTTTTACGGTTCCGCTTCGGTATGACGATGTAACCGGTCTGTGGTGCGGCATCTTTGCGGAACGGGATCCGGAACTGTTCTTTTACGATTACACGCTGTCAAACGAAACGGGAACGCATACTGTGCTCGATCCGTACAGCCTCTCGATGGCTGCTTGTACCGACAGCGGCAGTATCGGACGGGGCGCTATTATCAACCTGCAAAAAGAAACGCTCAAACCGGAGCGGGAATATCCGTATATCACCTTGCAAAAACGGGAGGATGCGATTATTTACGAAGTGTCCGTCCGCGATTTTACCGCAAGCCCCGACTCCGGCGTTAGAAATATCCCCGGCACATATAAAGCCTTTATCGAAAAAATCCCCTACTTACGCGAACTGGGCATTACGCATATTCAGCTGATGCCGGTGCTGAACTTTTACTATACGGACGAGACAAATCAGCAGTATGAAGATGCCGGTACCGTGCATAACAACAACTATAACTGGGGCTACGATCCGCACAACTATTTTACGCCCGAAGGCTGGTATGCAAGCGAGCCTGAAAATCCCGAAAGCCGCGTACGCGAATTGCGGGAGCTGATCAATGAGTGCCATCGGGCGGGACTCGGTGTAGTGCTCGACGTGGTGTATAATCATGTTGCGCGTACCGATTTTTTCGATGCGATTGTTCCGGGCTATTACTTTCGGACAAATCCCGACGGCAGCTATACCAACGGCTCGTGCTGCGGGAACGATATTGCTTCGGAGCGGCTGATGGTACGAAAGCTCATTATCGATTCGGCTGTACACTGGGTGAAAAACTATAAGGTTGACGGTCTCCGGTTTGATCTGATGGGACTGCTCGATACCGAGACGGTGCTGGAGGCGTACAACTGCTGCAGGAAGCTTAATCCGTCGGTACTGTTCATCGGGGAAGGCTGGAAGCTGTATAACGGAGCCGAAGGTACCGTCGGTATGGATCAGCGGTACATGACCCAAACCGACAGCGTTGCCGTCTTTAACGACGAATTCCGCGATTTGGTGAAAGCAGGCGGTATGAACGAGGAAGGCAAGGGCTTTTTAACCGGCGGCAATGTCGATCTTAAACAGCTCTTTTGCAACTGTATCGGGTTACCTCAGTGCAATTACACCGCCGACAGCCCGGGTGATAACGTGCAGTACCTTGTTTGCCACGACGGGCTTACTCTGCACGACTGCATCGCCCATAATGCCGGGCTTGATGAACGTATCCCCTCGCAACGGCAGGAGCTGATTGCCCGTATCAAACTCGGCAACGCGCTGGCGCTTACCTGTCAAGGGATCGCATTCTTACACGCCGGACAGGAGCGGGGCCGTACTAAGCCGAATGTGCACGGAGCAGCGGAAGAATGCACCGGCGCTTTTGTCCGCAACAGCTATGACGCTTCGGACAGCGTTAACCGTATTGTATGGACGCTCGATGAGGATTACACCGAGCTGCTCGCATACACGCGCGGGCTTATCGCGTTGCGGAAACGGTTTGACGTGTTTAGAATAGGAAATGCCGGACGCATTGCACAAGCCGCCGCGTTTTTGCCTGCAGAAGACGCAGCGGTTGCTGCATCGGGGGATTGCAGCGGTAACCGATGTGCCGCAAAGAGCGATGACGGAGCATTGTCCGAAACGGAGATGCAGTACGGGCAGGCATTCGGGTACACACTCGACTGGACGGACGGCACGTGGTTTTTGTTGTTTAATGCGGCGGAAACGGAACACTGTTTTACACTCGTCGACACAGTAAAAAACCCCACCGTTTTTGTCGACGGAGCGGCGGCATCGCCGGACGGTATTACACAGCCCTCCGGCATACGATTTGAGCAAAATCGGATCATACTTGATCCGTACACTGCGGCTATTGTTCGCAGTGAGTAG
- the pcnB gene encoding polynucleotide adenylyltransferase PcnB, with product MLVRYTRNTTNKKLSKALIYTAAEHSIDPRKVDSEAIRIISGLYNAGYEAYIVGGAVRDLLIGKTPKDFDIATSAEPARIRKIFKNSRLIGKRFRLVHVFYGPKIYEVSTFRSLEEGSVGNNFGTIDEDVRRRDFTLNALYYDPIKNIIVDYVGGVEDIRKKRLHPIIDLSHIFVEDPVRMIRAVKYATATGAAIPLLLRCRIHRDAPLIEYVSPSRLTEEIGKILVSGHAAEIFKMLLHYRLFLYLQPSAFSFMEDSPHFSEHYFAGMEELDGLIAEHKIQRQGQALVYLIRDFLQLITNWKEEPRAVYKAVYAECRHFVLPMNPQRIELEYAVKYCLRKGGLDIRLTGATKAKEAPKRRPRGAIRQNTPAKQGARVSGTRNSRPAASPTEEKQ from the coding sequence ATGCTAGTAAGATATACTCGAAATACAACGAATAAAAAACTGTCAAAAGCGCTTATATATACGGCAGCAGAGCATTCCATCGATCCCCGTAAGGTAGACAGCGAGGCTATCCGAATCATCAGCGGGCTGTATAATGCTGGCTATGAAGCTTATATTGTCGGCGGCGCTGTCCGTGACTTGCTTATCGGGAAAACACCTAAGGATTTTGATATTGCAACATCGGCGGAACCCGCCCGTATCCGTAAAATTTTTAAAAACTCCCGGCTTATCGGAAAGCGGTTCCGTTTGGTACATGTCTTTTACGGTCCCAAAATATACGAAGTTTCAACTTTTCGTTCGCTGGAAGAAGGCTCCGTCGGGAATAACTTCGGTACTATCGATGAGGATGTACGGCGCCGGGATTTTACCTTAAATGCGCTCTACTATGATCCGATAAAAAATATCATTGTCGATTATGTCGGCGGTGTGGAGGATATACGCAAAAAACGGCTGCATCCGATTATCGACCTTTCCCATATCTTTGTAGAAGACCCTGTGCGGATGATCCGTGCGGTCAAATATGCAACCGCTACCGGCGCCGCAATCCCGCTGCTTCTCCGCTGCCGGATTCACCGTGATGCACCGCTGATTGAATATGTATCTCCGTCCCGGCTAACCGAAGAAATCGGTAAAATACTGGTGAGCGGTCATGCGGCAGAGATTTTTAAAATGCTTTTGCATTATCGGCTTTTTCTCTATTTACAGCCTTCCGCATTCTCATTTATGGAAGATTCACCTCATTTTTCCGAACATTATTTTGCCGGTATGGAAGAACTTGATGGATTAATTGCAGAACATAAAATCCAACGGCAAGGGCAGGCGCTGGTATACCTGATCCGCGATTTTTTACAGCTAATCACTAATTGGAAGGAAGAGCCGCGGGCAGTTTATAAGGCGGTTTATGCCGAATGCCGCCATTTTGTCTTACCGATGAATCCCCAGCGGATTGAACTTGAATACGCAGTAAAATACTGTCTCCGGAAGGGGGGATTGGATATACGGCTCACCGGCGCCACAAAAGCAAAAGAAGCGCCCAAACGCCGCCCGCGAGGCGCTATACGCCAAAACACTCCCGCAAAGCAGGGGGCACGCGTATCGGGAACACGCAATTCCAGACCCGCCGCTTCGCCTACTGAAGAAAAACAGTAG
- a CDS encoding glycoside hydrolase family 13 protein, which produces MQFSAIEHRSTDNFCYPLNENELMISLKTGSDIRRVFIVYGDPFDGSVTPDGWAWEGKRQEITRKKDLPYHTWWQVTVTLPCGRCKYCFELHGQDEGDVRYCLENGFYTADELVTLRRITGNFPGFEFPWLDGAECVRVPDWVPHTVWYQIFPDRFCRDTASQKPNALPWPAAEDAVTNNEHYGGTLRGIIEKLDYLADLNITGLYLNPVNASPSVHKYDTSDYLNIDPAFGSADDLHTLVKEAHARGIKVMLDGVFNHCGWDFALWQDVVRNGKASPYFDWFIVQEWPFETAVEPECENAASRSRPSGTNGKSGRYSVFAYVDTMPKLNTNNPAVVDYLLNVCETWVRSYDIDGLRLDVANELSHTFCRQLYRRMRSLKKDFYLLGEIWRSALPWLRGGELDSVMNYPLALCFWKFFYDKTLPALTLEQDINAVFTAYPEPVTVGLFNLLDSHDTPRLFTRNGGDVSAVWQQYALLLSLPGSPCIYYGSEVLLAGGHDPDCRRCMPWQAIEAGEYAEPISMMRQLIALRHTHPAMTASGYSYLHDVPLTESEPNRIIHLQKYAEMVEPAETTETVESAEMPITRSIDLILNCGTAPVSIAQIIDEKARVYLSLRCRDKTVQPGGFIFFEHLINR; this is translated from the coding sequence ATGCAGTTTTCGGCAATAGAACATCGCAGTACGGATAATTTTTGTTATCCGCTCAATGAAAATGAACTTATGATCAGCCTTAAAACCGGCAGCGACATACGGCGTGTATTTATTGTATACGGAGATCCGTTCGACGGTTCGGTAACACCGGACGGCTGGGCGTGGGAAGGCAAACGGCAGGAAATCACCCGCAAAAAAGATCTTCCGTATCACACATGGTGGCAGGTAACGGTTACGCTTCCTTGTGGACGGTGTAAATACTGCTTTGAACTGCACGGTCAAGATGAAGGCGATGTCCGCTACTGTCTGGAAAACGGGTTTTACACGGCAGATGAGCTTGTTACGCTGCGCCGAATAACCGGTAATTTTCCCGGTTTTGAGTTTCCGTGGCTGGACGGCGCCGAATGCGTCCGCGTACCGGATTGGGTACCCCACACAGTGTGGTATCAAATTTTTCCCGATCGGTTTTGCAGGGATACCGCCTCGCAGAAACCGAATGCTCTGCCGTGGCCTGCTGCCGAGGATGCCGTTACCAACAATGAACACTATGGCGGTACGCTTCGGGGTATTATCGAAAAGCTCGACTATCTTGCCGATTTGAACATTACCGGCTTATATCTTAATCCGGTTAATGCTTCGCCGAGTGTCCATAAGTATGACACATCCGATTATCTGAATATCGATCCCGCATTCGGCAGCGCAGATGATCTGCATACGCTGGTAAAGGAAGCCCATGCACGCGGTATAAAAGTGATGCTGGACGGCGTCTTTAACCACTGCGGCTGGGACTTTGCACTGTGGCAGGATGTCGTTCGCAACGGAAAAGCCTCGCCGTATTTCGATTGGTTTATCGTACAAGAATGGCCGTTTGAAACTGCTGTGGAACCGGAATGTGAAAACGCCGCGAGCCGAAGCCGACCGTCCGGTACAAATGGAAAGAGCGGACGATACAGCGTTTTTGCGTATGTCGATACGATGCCGAAGCTGAATACCAATAATCCTGCCGTCGTCGATTATCTGCTGAACGTATGCGAAACATGGGTGCGCAGTTATGATATTGACGGGCTCCGGCTTGATGTTGCGAATGAGCTTTCGCACACATTTTGCAGGCAGCTTTATCGGCGGATGCGCAGTCTTAAAAAAGACTTTTACCTGCTCGGAGAAATATGGCGCAGTGCCTTGCCGTGGCTGCGCGGCGGCGAGTTGGACTCGGTAATGAATTATCCGCTCGCGCTGTGCTTTTGGAAATTCTTTTACGATAAAACGCTGCCTGCCCTGACTTTGGAGCAGGACATAAACGCTGTTTTTACGGCCTATCCCGAACCGGTTACCGTAGGCCTGTTTAATTTGCTGGACTCCCATGATACGCCGCGCCTTTTTACCCGCAACGGCGGCGATGTGTCCGCCGTATGGCAGCAATACGCCCTGCTGTTGAGCCTGCCCGGTTCGCCGTGTATCTATTACGGCAGCGAGGTTTTGCTTGCAGGCGGACATGATCCCGATTGCCGCCGCTGTATGCCGTGGCAGGCTATCGAAGCAGGTGAATACGCCGAACCGATAAGCATGATGCGGCAGTTGATTGCTTTGCGCCATACGCATCCGGCAATGACCGCTTCCGGTTACTCATATCTGCATGACGTGCCGCTTACCGAAAGCGAACCGAATAGAATTATTCATTTGCAAAAGTATGCCGAAATGGTAGAACCCGCGGAAACTACGGAGACCGTTGAAAGCGCGGAAATGCCGATTACGCGGAGCATAGACCTCATTCTCAATTGCGGTACGGCTCCGGTATCAATCGCACAGATAATAGATGAAAAGGCACGGGTATACCTCTCCCTGCGCTGCAGGGATAAAACGGTACAGCCCGGCGGCTTTATCTTTTTTGAACACCTCATCAACCGATGA
- a CDS encoding sugar ABC transporter substrate-binding protein: MKKAMIGFSACVSLVLLLALTSCGGGSERKDDKAGDMKGETVTVKIWESEGPEKDFMLFAAEEYKKTHPNVSFVYEPVQSTDARTKIEMDGPAGVGADIFVAPHDHIGALVAGGHILPFDDASVLDNFIPAALTSAAYEGKNYGYPLAIETYALFYNKDLLPEAPKTWEEMESFAKTWNDKAQNKYALVWGVGNAYFNYIFMSGFGAPLFGPNGDDPKQHNINSPNAITGLTYFQSLRKKMLDVPSGDITDDFCNSSFTEGKAAMIITGPWKISDFSKTGLNYGIAPIPVFPGMTKPPASFSGLRMAFVSAYSDHPAEAQDFAKFLTSKPILKKRYEMTKQIPPRSDITISDPLSQGILAQAQYATPMPTIPEMGKYWSAMNATFTNIWDGGNVTEKLNAAAATMESIQ; the protein is encoded by the coding sequence ATGAAAAAAGCAATGATAGGGTTTTCTGCCTGTGTATCATTGGTGCTTCTCCTTGCTCTTACGAGCTGCGGTGGAGGTTCCGAGAGAAAGGACGATAAAGCCGGCGATATGAAGGGTGAAACGGTTACCGTTAAAATATGGGAATCCGAAGGCCCCGAAAAAGATTTTATGTTGTTCGCTGCGGAAGAATACAAGAAAACGCATCCGAACGTATCCTTTGTGTATGAACCGGTTCAGTCGACCGATGCGCGCACAAAGATTGAAATGGACGGCCCTGCAGGTGTCGGCGCAGATATCTTTGTTGCACCGCACGATCATATCGGCGCCCTTGTCGCAGGCGGTCATATTCTCCCCTTTGACGATGCGTCAGTCCTCGACAACTTTATCCCCGCTGCATTGACATCCGCCGCGTATGAGGGAAAAAACTACGGGTATCCGCTTGCAATCGAAACCTACGCATTGTTCTATAATAAAGACCTTTTGCCGGAAGCTCCCAAAACATGGGAAGAGATGGAATCGTTTGCAAAGACGTGGAACGATAAAGCTCAAAATAAATATGCGCTGGTCTGGGGTGTCGGAAACGCATACTTTAACTATATTTTTATGAGCGGCTTCGGCGCACCGCTTTTTGGTCCGAACGGCGATGATCCCAAGCAGCACAACATCAATAGCCCCAATGCTATTACCGGCTTAACCTATTTCCAGAGCCTGCGCAAGAAGATGCTCGATGTTCCATCAGGTGACATTACCGACGATTTCTGCAATTCCTCGTTTACGGAAGGTAAAGCTGCGATGATTATTACCGGCCCGTGGAAGATCTCAGATTTTTCAAAAACAGGCCTTAACTACGGTATTGCACCCATTCCGGTATTTCCCGGTATGACCAAACCTCCGGCATCGTTCTCCGGTCTTCGCATGGCCTTTGTCAGCGCTTACAGTGATCATCCGGCGGAAGCGCAAGACTTTGCAAAATTCCTTACTTCAAAGCCGATATTGAAAAAACGGTATGAAATGACCAAGCAAATTCCGCCCCGCTCCGATATCACCATCAGCGATCCGTTAAGCCAAGGTATTTTAGCGCAGGCGCAATACGCAACACCGATGCCCACCATTCCCGAAATGGGCAAATACTGGTCTGCAATGAATGCAACTTTTACGAATATCTGGGACGGCGGCAATGTTACGGAAAAACTGAATGCCGCTGCCGCTACAATGGAGTCGATACAATAG